In Schistocerca nitens isolate TAMUIC-IGC-003100 chromosome 10, iqSchNite1.1, whole genome shotgun sequence, a single window of DNA contains:
- the LOC126210586 gene encoding uncharacterized protein LOC126210586, with amino-acid sequence MKADAWREISAEMDVSVDQCRKKIPLLSSYRREKGKLKNSMGSGKGRDDVYVSRWFAYDAFKFVEDRDVSRKGLNNGDG; translated from the exons ATGAAAGCAGATGCTTGGCGAGAAATATCTGCGGAGATGGATGTATCTGTGGACCAGTGCAGAAAAAAAATACCTTTGCTGTCTTCATACCGACGGGAGAAGGGCAAATTGAAAAACAGCATGGGATCAGGAAAAG GAAGAGACGACGTTTATGTAAGCAGGTGGTTTGCTTATGATGCTTTCAAGTTTGTGGAGGACAGGGACGTATCAAGAAAAGGACTTAACAACG GAGACGGATGA